One window from the genome of Synechococcales cyanobacterium T60_A2020_003 encodes:
- a CDS encoding phosphoglucosamine mutase produces MVLSATSSSRSLEPTSLRRSEWGAIALPAGKLFGTDGIRGRAGDLLTAPLAMQIGFWAGQTLRDRAKTAGPVILGQDSRNSSHMLAMGLSAGLTAAGLEVWNLGLCPTPTVAYLTSILPAIGGVMISASHNPPEDNGIKFFDADGTKLSADLQRTIEASLRSNLSGEGLAVGNFLSNQWGQHYYRPDLVSTYVESLHSPLLPSVSFEGMRVVLDLAWGAAVEVAPLAFRNMGAEVIAMHDRPDGDRINVKCGSTHLEALKAAVKTSNAHIGFAFDGDADRVMAVDANGRVVDGDYILYFWGQSLKSSAMLPNQTIISTVMANLGFERAWERQGGKLVRTPVGDQYVQAEMRRQGAMLGGEQSGHILCHHYGVSGDGLLTALHLAAMVRRSGNNLTELMEQSFQTYPQVLKNVRVEDRDRRLNWQQNDKLTGAIAQAEAEMGDQGRVLVRASGTEPVIRVMVEAMSDKLTHL; encoded by the coding sequence ATGGTTTTGTCAGCTACTTCTTCGAGCCGATCTTTAGAACCAACGTCGCTACGTCGGTCAGAATGGGGAGCGATCGCCCTTCCCGCAGGAAAACTGTTTGGCACGGATGGGATTCGTGGACGTGCGGGTGATCTGCTGACGGCTCCTTTAGCGATGCAAATTGGATTCTGGGCAGGACAAACGCTACGCGATCGCGCTAAAACTGCTGGCCCAGTTATCTTGGGTCAGGATTCCCGAAATTCTAGTCATATGCTGGCGATGGGATTGTCGGCAGGTTTGACCGCTGCGGGGCTAGAAGTTTGGAACCTGGGGTTGTGTCCAACCCCTACTGTGGCTTACCTCACCAGCATTTTGCCTGCGATCGGCGGGGTCATGATTTCTGCCAGCCACAATCCCCCCGAAGATAATGGAATCAAGTTTTTTGATGCAGATGGCACGAAACTGTCTGCTGATCTACAGCGCACAATTGAGGCATCGCTGCGGTCGAATCTCAGCGGCGAAGGGCTGGCTGTTGGCAATTTTCTGTCGAACCAGTGGGGACAGCACTATTATCGTCCTGATTTAGTCAGTACCTATGTGGAGTCCCTCCATAGTCCTCTGCTGCCGAGTGTTTCGTTTGAGGGGATGCGGGTTGTGCTCGATCTCGCCTGGGGAGCCGCTGTGGAGGTTGCGCCCCTTGCCTTCCGCAATATGGGGGCAGAGGTTATTGCAATGCACGATCGTCCCGATGGCGATCGCATTAATGTGAAGTGTGGATCGACCCATCTAGAGGCGTTGAAAGCAGCCGTCAAGACATCCAACGCTCACATCGGATTTGCCTTCGATGGCGATGCCGATCGCGTGATGGCCGTGGACGCAAATGGACGGGTTGTGGATGGAGACTATATCCTCTACTTCTGGGGGCAATCGCTCAAGTCTTCAGCAATGCTGCCCAACCAAACGATTATTTCAACGGTGATGGCGAACCTTGGGTTTGAACGGGCTTGGGAACGCCAGGGCGGTAAGTTGGTGCGGACACCCGTTGGAGATCAGTACGTGCAGGCGGAAATGCGTCGGCAAGGGGCAATGCTAGGGGGTGAGCAGTCCGGACATATCCTGTGCCATCACTACGGTGTTTCGGGCGACGGACTCTTAACAGCGCTTCACCTCGCGGCCATGGTACGGCGCTCTGGAAACAACCTGACAGAACTCATGGAACAAAGCTTCCAAACCTATCCTCAAGTGCTTAAAAACGTGCGAGTTGAAGATCGCGATCGCCGTCTAAACTGGCAGCAAAACGATAAGCTGACTGGAGCTATTGCCCAAGCAGAAGCGGAAATGGGGGATCAAGGTCGGGTGCTCGTTCGGGCATCGGGCACAGAGCCAGTGATTCGGGTCATGGTCGAGGCGATGAGCGATAAGCTAACTCACCTATAG